One window of the Pseudomonadota bacterium genome contains the following:
- a CDS encoding DUF418 domain-containing protein: MTMMDSVVAPVRISHRIVALDVLRGFALLGILVINIQAFAMVGAAYLNPTAYGDLTGINLWLWAGSHLMADQKFVSIFSMMFGAGILLMTENFQSKGKSAAAYHYRRTILLILFGWLHAHFLWYGDILFAYGVCGLIVYLLRNLTPTRLMVIGLFTMAVSTLIYLLMQFSLPHMPPQAIDSIMASWLPSQELIQQEVASYQGGWVEQMAHRHPAATLFETQIFLVWAAWRAGGLMLVGMAFYKWGILSAKRSTRFYQRLAVSGLLIGIPIVGLGLYQNFAHDWSLQYSFFLGSQYNYWGSLFIAWAYIGSIMWFCKSDGFTRLKNALAAVGRTAFSNYILQTVLCTFIFYGHGFGLFGTLQRWQQYAIVVLVWLFQLWVSPLWLRYFKFGPLEWMWRSLAYVRVQPMRISG, from the coding sequence ATGACCATGATGGACAGCGTTGTAGCCCCGGTCCGTATTTCGCATCGTATCGTCGCGTTGGACGTTCTCAGGGGCTTTGCCTTGCTGGGTATTCTGGTAATAAATATCCAGGCTTTCGCCATGGTTGGAGCGGCCTACCTCAACCCCACGGCCTATGGCGATTTGACGGGCATCAACCTCTGGCTGTGGGCTGGAAGCCATCTGATGGCGGATCAAAAATTCGTGAGTATCTTCTCTATGATGTTTGGCGCCGGCATATTGTTGATGACAGAGAATTTTCAATCAAAAGGTAAAAGCGCCGCTGCCTACCATTATCGACGCACCATTTTGTTGATCCTGTTTGGCTGGCTCCACGCTCATTTTCTCTGGTATGGCGATATTCTTTTTGCATACGGTGTGTGCGGTTTGATCGTGTACTTATTGCGAAATCTCACACCGACCAGGTTGATGGTTATCGGACTGTTCACCATGGCGGTTTCCACCCTCATTTATCTACTCATGCAATTCTCATTACCGCACATGCCGCCACAAGCTATCGACAGCATCATGGCCAGCTGGCTGCCAAGCCAGGAATTGATCCAACAGGAAGTGGCGAGTTACCAGGGCGGCTGGGTGGAACAAATGGCCCACCGACATCCCGCTGCCACGTTATTCGAGACCCAGATTTTCTTGGTATGGGCGGCGTGGCGAGCCGGGGGTTTGATGCTTGTCGGCATGGCGTTTTATAAGTGGGGAATTCTCAGCGCCAAACGCTCGACGCGTTTCTATCAGAGACTCGCGGTTAGCGGGTTACTCATAGGAATTCCGATAGTGGGGTTGGGTCTATACCAGAATTTCGCCCATGATTGGAGTTTGCAGTACTCCTTCTTCCTGGGGAGTCAATACAACTACTGGGGCAGTCTTTTTATCGCATGGGCTTATATCGGCTCCATCATGTGGTTCTGTAAAAGCGACGGTTTCACACGTTTGAAAAACGCTTTGGCTGCGGTAGGCCGCACAGCGTTCAGCAATTACATCCTGCAAACTGTACTCTGCACCTTCATATTCTACGGTCATGGCTTTGGGCTCTTCGGCACGCTCCAACGATGGCAACAATATGCGATCGTGGTCCTCGTATGGCTATTTCAGCTCTGGGTCTCCCCGCTTTGGCTGAGGTATTTCAAGTTTGGTCCGCTGGAATGGATGTGGCGCAGTCTCGCTTATGTCCGGGTCCAACCAATGCGAATCAGCGGTTAG
- a CDS encoding transcriptional repressor: MDTVSLRRLLNDSGIMPTRQRMEIAAVLLARPQHLSADQILATLQKVGSAVSKATVYNTLNLFAKNDLVRPIKVEGERTLYDSNTENHAHFYNLDSGEITDIDAIRVHDLPLPPAGTEVAEIDLVIRIRNLKET, translated from the coding sequence ATGGATACCGTCAGTTTGCGGCGGCTGTTAAACGACAGCGGGATCATGCCGACTCGCCAGCGGATGGAAATCGCGGCCGTATTGCTGGCCAGACCGCAGCATTTATCGGCCGACCAGATACTCGCAACCTTGCAGAAGGTGGGTTCGGCGGTGTCCAAGGCGACCGTCTATAACACCTTGAACCTGTTCGCCAAAAATGACCTGGTTCGTCCCATCAAAGTGGAGGGCGAGCGCACGCTGTACGACTCGAACACCGAAAACCATGCCCATTTTTATAACCTGGACAGTGGTGAGATTACCGACATCGACGCGATTCGCGTGCATGACCTGCCCCTGCCGCCGGCTGGCACCGAGGTTGCAGAAATCGACCTGGTGATCAGGATCAGGAATCTCAAGGAAACCTAG
- a CDS encoding FAD-binding oxidoreductase has translation MRAKTNVLIVGGGEDAQRVRRDTVAGTRGPARGGTLVRSATRQRQRCALYWRTEAVFQGLYLASGHYRLGITLATGTARLLAELMCGSELSLPVGDFALPQAA, from the coding sequence GTGCGCGCAAAAACCAATGTACTGATCGTAGGCGGCGGCGAAGACGCTCAGCGAGTTCGCCGGGACACGGTTGCCGGCACTCGAGGGCCAGCGCGCGGTGGAACACTGGTGCGGTCTGCGACCCGCCAGCGCCAGCGATGTGCCCTATATTGGCGAACTGAGGCCGTTTTCCAGGGCCTGTACCTGGCGAGCGGCCATTACCGCCTGGGCATCACCCTGGCGACCGGTACGGCACGGTTGTTGGCGGAATTGATGTGCGGCAGCGAGCTGAGTTTGCCAGTGGGTGATTTCGCCTTGCCGCAGGCCGCGTAG
- a CDS encoding GspH/FimT family pseudopilin: protein MKNRSSCYGMTLIELLLVASVVAILLANAIPSFREMIMDNRQTAAINELVGTIQFARGEAAKRNREVVLCPSGGGRQCTADPWNLGWLVFANLDLDSPARLDQDEPLLYVKSAREGLKITANRRVFRFRPLGVRSVNGTVTFCDSRGAQSARAVIISYTGRPRVSDRDPSNKRLICH, encoded by the coding sequence ATGAAAAACCGTTCCTCTTGTTATGGCATGACCTTGATCGAACTGCTGCTGGTGGCCAGTGTCGTTGCCATTTTACTCGCCAACGCCATCCCGTCATTTCGCGAAATGATCATGGACAACAGGCAAACAGCAGCGATCAATGAACTGGTCGGAACCATACAGTTTGCCCGTGGCGAGGCTGCCAAGAGAAACCGGGAAGTGGTCCTTTGTCCTTCCGGTGGCGGCAGGCAGTGCACGGCGGATCCGTGGAACCTGGGCTGGCTGGTTTTTGCCAATCTCGATCTGGACAGCCCCGCCCGCCTCGACCAGGACGAACCGCTGCTTTATGTTAAATCAGCACGCGAGGGACTGAAAATAACCGCAAACCGCCGGGTTTTTCGCTTCCGGCCGCTGGGTGTGCGCAGTGTAAATGGCACGGTGACCTTTTGCGATTCACGCGGCGCGCAATCCGCGCGCGCCGTGATCATCAGTTATACCGGGCGTCCCCGGGTTTCCGACCGCGACCCGAGCAACAAGCGCTTGATTTGTCACTAA
- a CDS encoding GspH/FimT family pseudopilin, which produces MNRHKSNGFTLLELMVTMFVVAILISVGVPGFVRTIQTSRMASSTNDLVTSIHRARSEAVKRRVPVTLCASNNPLAPAPTCNVGGNMVGWVVFVDDADIDGNGQPDGNIVIDPGEIILEAHPALPAQLTVSSDAAYISFTPNGFRRNGPLGPAATMILFCDARGNVSQGSSGSAARMLMIQVTGRPQVGRDVDDVNFALAQLGASCP; this is translated from the coding sequence ATGAACAGGCACAAGTCCAATGGATTCACCTTGCTGGAATTGATGGTCACGATGTTCGTGGTGGCGATCCTCATTAGCGTTGGTGTTCCCGGTTTTGTCAGAACCATTCAAACCAGCCGGATGGCGAGTTCGACCAATGACCTGGTCACGTCGATTCACAGGGCGCGATCCGAGGCGGTCAAACGGCGGGTGCCGGTGACGCTGTGTGCGAGCAACAACCCTTTGGCGCCCGCACCGACCTGCAACGTCGGCGGCAACATGGTCGGTTGGGTCGTGTTTGTTGACGATGCCGATATCGATGGTAACGGACAACCGGATGGCAATATCGTGATCGATCCAGGCGAGATTATTTTAGAAGCTCACCCAGCGCTGCCAGCACAACTCACGGTCAGTTCCGACGCCGCCTATATATCGTTTACGCCGAATGGCTTTCGCCGCAACGGACCCCTTGGACCCGCTGCAACGATGATTTTGTTTTGCGACGCTCGCGGCAATGTCAGCCAGGGCAGCTCTGGCTCTGCAGCACGCATGTTGATGATTCAGGTCACCGGCCGACCACAGGTTGGCCGGGATGTCGACGATGTTAATTTCGCCCTGGCTCAGTTGGGTGCCAGCTGTCCTTAA
- the pilV gene encoding type IV pilus modification protein PilV, which produces MKISHKKYSKRANRRIRGFSLVESMVALVVLSVGLLGVARMYVYSLQNGRTALLNSQAVILAADMADRIRANRTARNDYAGAAANFACINGGVDCTPTQMAANDLLVWQAEVANALPNGQATIAVNVATLPTTFVITVVWNDAGSALPAQYQLTVQI; this is translated from the coding sequence ATGAAAATTTCTCATAAAAAATACAGCAAACGCGCAAACCGCCGGATACGGGGCTTCTCCTTGGTCGAATCGATGGTTGCGCTGGTGGTTTTGTCGGTCGGCTTGCTTGGGGTAGCCCGGATGTATGTTTACAGCCTGCAAAACGGCCGCACAGCCTTGCTCAATAGCCAGGCTGTCATTCTGGCGGCCGACATGGCTGACCGGATCCGCGCGAACCGCACCGCTCGTAATGACTATGCGGGCGCCGCCGCTAATTTTGCCTGCATCAATGGCGGCGTGGATTGCACGCCGACACAAATGGCGGCCAACGATCTCCTGGTGTGGCAGGCAGAAGTCGCCAACGCGCTTCCCAATGGGCAAGCGACGATAGCGGTCAATGTCGCCACCTTGCCGACGACTTTTGTTATCACGGTTGTCTGGAACGATGCGGGCAGTGCCCTACCGGCCCAATATCAGTTGACGGTGCAGATATGA
- a CDS encoding PilW family protein — translation MKQRIRILRTQPGMSLIELMISLLIGSVLMVGAVTIFVKSKDTYRLNETMGRIQENARLALAMLGPDMRLASFWGRGSDAGVIAGGAGQNDVIPAGLAVAGSCRQNWAIDVDLAIEGANNNFPYAGCPPFGNGAQPTADVIVTRHASSAPVAAATAGRIQVFSMRMGGSLFADGVIPAAPPGSISRVANLITHAYYVSQDSGPGPVPFGSGVGVPSLRRKALVPGPLVQDQEISPGIQDLQVQFGVDTNIVGSAFRGSVNRWVDPGDPLIDPLSGGFNPNAKIVAVKIWLLVRAERPEPGFINTTNYVYADQNVTFNDNFRRLLVSETYQLRNTWVN, via the coding sequence ATGAAGCAGCGGATTCGCATTCTTCGCACTCAGCCAGGTATGAGCCTGATCGAACTGATGATCTCCTTGCTGATCGGCAGCGTTTTGATGGTTGGCGCCGTCACCATTTTTGTCAAAAGCAAGGACACCTATCGCCTCAATGAGACCATGGGCCGGATCCAGGAAAATGCGCGATTGGCCCTGGCCATGTTGGGTCCCGACATGCGCCTGGCCAGTTTCTGGGGAAGAGGCAGCGATGCCGGGGTTATTGCTGGCGGAGCCGGGCAAAACGATGTAATACCCGCGGGTCTGGCCGTCGCCGGTTCCTGTCGGCAAAACTGGGCAATCGACGTCGATCTCGCGATCGAAGGCGCGAACAACAATTTCCCCTATGCCGGCTGCCCGCCATTTGGCAATGGGGCACAACCAACGGCTGACGTCATCGTGACCCGGCATGCCAGCAGTGCTCCGGTAGCAGCGGCGACAGCGGGCAGAATACAGGTTTTTTCGATGCGCATGGGGGGGTCGCTATTTGCAGACGGCGTAATTCCGGCGGCACCGCCCGGCAGCATATCGCGGGTAGCAAACCTCATCACGCACGCCTACTACGTCAGTCAGGATTCCGGGCCCGGGCCGGTGCCGTTCGGTTCGGGAGTTGGCGTTCCGTCACTGCGGCGAAAAGCGCTGGTTCCGGGGCCGTTGGTCCAAGACCAGGAAATCAGCCCGGGCATTCAGGATCTCCAGGTTCAGTTCGGCGTGGATACCAACATCGTTGGCTCTGCTTTCAGAGGTTCCGTGAATCGCTGGGTCGATCCGGGGGACCCGCTCATCGACCCTCTGTCGGGAGGCTTCAATCCAAACGCCAAGATCGTTGCGGTCAAGATCTGGCTCCTGGTCAGGGCCGAAAGACCGGAACCCGGCTTTATCAATACCACCAACTATGTCTATGCGGATCAAAACGTGACTTTTAACGACAATTTCAGACGCTTGCTGGTCAGTGAAACCTACCAGTTGCGCAACACCTGGGTGAATTAA
- a CDS encoding PQQ-binding-like beta-propeller repeat protein — protein sequence MNKLTRLSAFSLGLILSLGISVPVQADDTEIYRVDSNVAGNAQPNILFILDTSGSMNSDVDTVPPFQSSTSYAGVCDPSKIYYREGTGGSLPDCATTDLWVLGINNHCDWSKQPLNTVGLSTTTFAQYDEGTSFWGPISTVPLARDTFFVECENDSGIHGENDDTDGDYWAKDGGPWDSEPAQELNWSTQKSYTIYDGNYLNYAVSPPTITSSRIEILKQVTKTMLSSISGVNIALMRFSNNHKGDPFETRAQGGMIIHEMVDVTTGMASLNATIDSLVADGFTPLSEAMYEAGLYYQGLPVDFGLTSENGTGNPLPSIPASRMALNQSLYESPVEFSCQENFIVLITDGRPTADQDANARIESQPNFNTLVGASCDGAGGEGACLDDAAAYLFNTDVSTSLAARQYVTTYTVGFTIDIPILQETANDGGGRYFIADDAPSLASALVQTVLEILDTSATFTAPSISVNAFNRTRSLNDVFVSVFESSDSQHWPGNLKKYALQNGVIVDKLGNPAINPITGFFADSAQSFWSAGIDGGIVTKGGAALELPNPSVRNLYTYTGSYPVAAGGSPLTSTGNQFASSNSSLTSALLNIGNAGDPTQADLIDWARGIDVTDEDGDGDVLETRFVMGDPMHAKPASVIYGGTAAVPDINDAVIFTATNDGYVHALDMATGAELWSFIPQELLPSLKELYVNPLTPDKHYGVDGNMRTLIIDVNRNGIIEPLDGDKIHLYFGQRRGGKNYFALDVTAKNSPILMWVKGIGDLPHLSQTWSTPTPARVNIAGASQNVDKHVLIFGGGYDPTQDNTAYSVDLFGNTIYMLDAISGDLLWWAGNDPAANLTLSAMNNSIAADIRVLDIDSDGFADRMYAADMGGRVFRFDISNGLFADSLVAGGVFASLGAADLAAPAPLADTRRFYYAPDTAIIAGSGQRYLSIALGSGYRAHPLETGVADWFYALRDYDLLRKMTQLEFDAMVPITQSDPNLIDISLDPAAMLPVSTRGWKLNLSNLGEKVLAESRTFDNKIFFTTFSPQSGASACSLSTGVNRLYAVNAVNASPFTDLDQDGDLNLDIDDRSRTLKTGGIAPEVVFLFPSPDDPNNCVGKQCTPDPECIVGLEVCNLGFDNDPIRTFWNQDGAE from the coding sequence ATGAACAAACTGACACGACTAAGCGCATTTTCCCTGGGACTCATTCTTTCCCTCGGAATCAGCGTACCGGTACAGGCCGACGATACGGAAATTTATCGCGTTGACAGCAACGTGGCCGGCAATGCACAGCCGAATATACTGTTTATTCTTGATACGTCTGGATCGATGAATTCGGACGTGGACACGGTCCCACCGTTTCAATCGAGTACTTCGTACGCTGGAGTCTGCGACCCAAGCAAGATCTATTATCGCGAAGGTACCGGTGGCAGTCTTCCCGATTGTGCAACAACAGATCTGTGGGTTCTAGGTATCAACAATCATTGTGACTGGTCGAAGCAGCCTCTTAACACCGTCGGGTTATCGACTACCACGTTTGCCCAATACGATGAGGGCACGAGCTTTTGGGGCCCAATAAGCACGGTGCCACTCGCGCGAGACACCTTTTTTGTTGAATGTGAAAACGATTCGGGCATACACGGTGAAAACGATGACACCGATGGTGACTATTGGGCAAAGGATGGCGGACCGTGGGACAGTGAACCCGCTCAGGAGCTTAACTGGTCCACGCAGAAATCTTACACCATTTACGATGGCAACTACCTGAATTATGCGGTTAGCCCGCCAACAATCACTTCCTCCCGTATTGAAATACTAAAGCAAGTTACCAAGACGATGCTGAGCTCTATCTCCGGCGTAAACATCGCCCTGATGCGTTTCAGCAACAACCACAAAGGCGACCCCTTCGAGACCCGCGCACAAGGCGGCATGATTATCCACGAGATGGTGGATGTCACCACTGGTATGGCTTCACTAAACGCAACTATAGATTCGCTGGTGGCAGACGGATTCACGCCGCTGTCCGAGGCTATGTATGAGGCCGGCTTGTATTACCAGGGCCTGCCCGTTGACTTTGGCCTGACTTCCGAAAACGGCACCGGCAACCCGCTGCCATCCATTCCAGCATCGCGCATGGCTTTGAACCAAAGTTTGTACGAAAGCCCGGTAGAATTTTCCTGTCAGGAGAATTTCATTGTGCTGATCACCGATGGCAGACCGACCGCCGACCAGGACGCCAACGCCCGAATCGAGTCGCAACCGAATTTCAATACCCTGGTGGGCGCAAGCTGTGATGGCGCCGGCGGTGAGGGCGCCTGCCTGGACGACGCGGCAGCGTATTTGTTCAATACCGATGTGAGCACCAGCCTCGCAGCCCGTCAATACGTAACCACATACACGGTCGGCTTTACGATCGATATTCCTATTTTGCAGGAAACTGCGAATGATGGTGGCGGGCGCTATTTCATCGCCGACGATGCGCCATCGCTGGCCAGCGCGCTGGTCCAGACGGTTTTGGAGATCCTGGATACCAGTGCAACCTTTACCGCACCCAGTATATCGGTCAATGCATTCAATCGAACCCGAAGCCTGAACGATGTGTTCGTCTCTGTTTTTGAGTCATCGGACAGCCAGCACTGGCCGGGTAACTTAAAGAAATATGCCTTGCAGAACGGCGTCATCGTCGACAAGCTCGGCAACCCGGCGATTAATCCGATTACCGGTTTTTTTGCCGACTCTGCACAAAGTTTTTGGTCGGCAGGAATAGATGGCGGCATCGTCACGAAAGGCGGTGCGGCACTCGAACTGCCTAACCCATCTGTTAGAAATCTATATACCTACACTGGCAGTTACCCGGTTGCAGCCGGCGGCAGCCCACTAACCAGCACCGGGAATCAGTTTGCCAGCAGCAACAGCAGCCTGACCTCGGCTTTGCTGAATATCGGCAATGCCGGCGACCCAACACAGGCCGATTTGATTGACTGGGCTCGGGGAATCGACGTAACTGATGAAGACGGGGATGGCGATGTCCTGGAAACCCGCTTCGTCATGGGTGACCCGATGCACGCAAAACCCGCATCGGTTATCTATGGCGGGACGGCTGCCGTGCCCGATATCAACGACGCGGTGATTTTCACCGCGACCAACGATGGCTATGTGCATGCCCTCGATATGGCTACCGGCGCTGAACTGTGGTCGTTCATTCCGCAAGAACTGCTTCCCTCCCTCAAGGAACTATATGTCAATCCTCTGACACCGGACAAGCATTATGGCGTGGACGGCAACATGCGCACGCTGATCATTGACGTCAATCGCAACGGCATTATCGAACCGCTCGATGGCGACAAAATCCATCTTTATTTCGGTCAACGCCGTGGCGGAAAAAATTATTTCGCGCTGGACGTTACCGCAAAGAACAGCCCGATCCTGATGTGGGTCAAGGGCATCGGCGATTTGCCTCATCTCAGCCAGACCTGGTCGACGCCGACGCCGGCAAGAGTCAATATTGCCGGCGCCAGCCAGAACGTGGATAAACACGTGTTGATTTTTGGCGGCGGTTACGATCCTACCCAGGACAACACGGCCTATAGCGTGGATTTATTTGGCAACACCATCTATATGCTCGATGCGATCAGTGGGGACCTGTTGTGGTGGGCCGGTAACGACCCGGCCGCCAACCTGACCCTGTCGGCGATGAATAATTCCATTGCCGCCGATATTCGTGTGCTGGATATCGATAGCGATGGTTTCGCCGATCGCATGTACGCTGCCGACATGGGCGGCCGGGTATTCCGTTTCGATATTTCCAACGGACTGTTCGCCGATAGCCTGGTCGCCGGCGGTGTTTTCGCGTCACTCGGTGCGGCCGACCTGGCGGCGCCTGCCCCGCTGGCGGATACGCGGCGTTTTTATTACGCTCCCGATACCGCAATTATCGCGGGCAGTGGCCAGCGCTATCTCAGCATAGCGCTTGGCTCGGGTTATCGAGCCCATCCGCTGGAAACCGGCGTGGCCGACTGGTTTTACGCCTTGCGCGACTACGACCTGTTGCGGAAAATGACACAGCTGGAGTTTGACGCAATGGTTCCGATTACCCAAAGTGATCCGAACCTGATCGATATCAGCCTTGACCCGGCCGCGATGTTGCCGGTCAGTACCCGCGGCTGGAAACTCAACCTGTCCAACCTGGGCGAGAAAGTGCTTGCTGAGTCGAGAACCTTCGATAACAAGATTTTCTTCACGACATTTTCTCCTCAAAGCGGTGCGAGCGCCTGCTCTCTGAGCACCGGCGTAAATCGGCTGTACGCTGTTAATGCCGTCAATGCATCACCGTTTACCGATCTCGATCAGGACGGCGATCTCAATCTCGACATTGATGACAGGAGCAGGACACTCAAGACCGGCGGTATTGCGCCGGAAGTGGTATTCCTGTTCCCGTCCCCTGACGACCCGAACAATTGTGTGGGCAAGCAATGTACGCCGGATCCGGAATGTATAGTCGGCCTTGAAGTTTGCAACCTGGGATTCGATAATGACCCCATACGAACATTCTGGAACCAGGACGGGGCGGAATAG
- a CDS encoding type IV pilin protein encodes MRKSAKGFTLVELMTVILIVGILLAIGVPAYRDFVIRAQRTEAKSTLLRVQAEQEKFYMQNNTYTTDVNNPPPVGLGIPASENVYYNIAIVAGAGGLTVGYTVSAVPAAGSPQLNDDDCALFSITQSGVRYAESQTAVDETQTCW; translated from the coding sequence ATGAGGAAATCAGCAAAAGGATTTACCCTGGTAGAACTGATGACAGTGATTCTGATCGTCGGGATTCTGCTTGCCATCGGTGTCCCCGCCTATCGGGACTTTGTGATCCGGGCGCAGCGCACGGAAGCGAAAAGCACGCTTCTGCGCGTGCAGGCGGAGCAGGAAAAGTTCTACATGCAGAACAACACCTACACGACAGATGTCAATAATCCGCCGCCGGTAGGCTTGGGTATCCCCGCGTCAGAAAATGTTTACTACAACATTGCAATCGTCGCCGGCGCCGGCGGGCTGACCGTTGGCTACACGGTAAGCGCTGTACCTGCGGCTGGATCCCCCCAGCTAAACGATGACGACTGCGCCTTGTTCAGCATCACCCAGTCTGGTGTTCGTTATGCAGAATCACAAACGGCGGTGGATGAAACCCAGACCTGCTGGTGA
- the ispH gene encoding 4-hydroxy-3-methylbut-2-enyl diphosphate reductase, giving the protein MEILLANPRGFCAGVDRAIEIVEQAIVKFGAPIYVRHEVVHNRFVVDGLKRMGAVFVKELDEVPDGATVIFSAHGVSRAVQEEADRRGLAVLDATCPLVTKVHMEVIRYARAGRDVVLIGHRGHPEVEGTMGQFSKLSDADIYLVESPDDVSGLVVRKPETLAFVTQTTLSVDDTAEIIEALKKRFPALSGPRKEDICYATQNRQDAVKSLVRQCNVILVVGSPNSSNSNRLREIAEKNGKPGYLVDGPDDLQREWFSENDVVGVTAGASAPELLVRQVVDRLLEWGGKTATEQTGKEEHIVFSLPKVLRRN; this is encoded by the coding sequence ATGGAAATTCTGCTAGCAAACCCCAGGGGGTTCTGTGCTGGCGTCGATCGGGCGATCGAGATCGTCGAACAGGCGATCGTCAAATTCGGTGCGCCGATCTATGTGCGCCACGAGGTCGTGCATAACCGCTTTGTCGTTGACGGGTTGAAGCGCATGGGCGCGGTATTCGTAAAAGAACTCGATGAAGTACCGGATGGCGCGACCGTAATTTTCAGCGCGCATGGTGTATCGCGCGCGGTCCAGGAAGAAGCGGATCGACGCGGCCTTGCCGTACTCGATGCGACTTGTCCGCTGGTGACCAAAGTTCACATGGAAGTCATTCGTTATGCTCGCGCCGGGCGCGACGTGGTACTGATCGGCCATCGCGGGCATCCGGAGGTCGAAGGGACGATGGGGCAGTTCAGCAAACTCAGCGATGCGGATATTTACCTGGTTGAATCACCCGACGATGTGTCCGGGCTGGTAGTAAGAAAACCCGAGACGCTGGCTTTCGTGACCCAGACAACCTTGTCGGTGGACGATACCGCGGAAATTATCGAAGCGCTGAAAAAGCGGTTCCCGGCCTTGTCCGGGCCGCGCAAGGAAGATATTTGTTATGCGACGCAGAACCGGCAGGATGCGGTGAAATCCCTGGTCAGGCAATGCAATGTCATTCTCGTCGTTGGCTCTCCCAACAGCTCGAACTCGAATCGTCTGCGTGAAATTGCGGAGAAAAACGGCAAGCCCGGTTACCTGGTTGACGGGCCGGATGATCTGCAGCGCGAATGGTTTTCCGAAAACGACGTAGTCGGCGTTACCGCCGGCGCATCGGCGCCTGAACTGTTGGTGCGTCAGGTGGTTGACCGCCTGCTGGAATGGGGCGGAAAAACGGCAACAGAGCAGACCGGCAAGGAAGAACATATCGTATTCTCCTTGCCGAAGGTGCTGCGCAGAAATTAA
- a CDS encoding lipoprotein signal peptidase yields the protein MCREYFRLTRESAIHVSNKTATRETATHWLWLVPPIVMADQLSKWLIAEYLALFSRIELLSFFGITRLHNTGAAFSFLADAGGWQRWFFVLLGAGVTAMILVWLRKLPSQGQGVLAAGLALVAAGALGNVIDRVRHGYVLDFISVHYGDWYFPAFNIADIAITIGAGLLILDAVLEYGHSKAGRSESK from the coding sequence ATGTGTCGGGAATATTTCCGGCTCACCCGAGAATCGGCAATTCATGTGAGCAACAAGACAGCAACACGCGAGACCGCAACACACTGGCTATGGCTGGTGCCGCCGATTGTGATGGCCGATCAATTAAGCAAATGGCTGATCGCTGAATACCTGGCACTTTTCAGCCGCATCGAATTGCTGTCGTTTTTCGGGATTACGCGCCTGCACAACACCGGTGCGGCATTCAGTTTCCTGGCCGACGCCGGAGGCTGGCAACGCTGGTTTTTCGTCTTGCTCGGAGCCGGTGTTACTGCGATGATCCTGGTCTGGCTTAGAAAGTTGCCTTCGCAAGGCCAGGGAGTTCTCGCGGCAGGTCTAGCGCTGGTGGCTGCCGGTGCGCTGGGCAACGTGATCGACCGGGTTCGGCATGGCTATGTGCTCGACTTTATCAGCGTGCATTATGGTGACTGGTATTTCCCGGCTTTCAATATTGCCGATATCGCGATAACCATTGGCGCCGGCTTGCTGATTCTCGATGCAGTGCTTGAGTACGGGCACAGCAAAGCCGGCAGGTCTGAATCGAAATGA